TGAGCTCTTCGCCGATGGCATCATAAAACCTTTCTTTGCTGGTAAGGCGGACAATCAGAACTTTCAGGCATCCAGTTCCTTGAAAACCTGTCCTACCCGGTCACTCTATTCATTTGCTCGAAAGACTATTTTCCCGGCCATTCGGGTTCATTGGATTGCTCCTGCAAGATTGAGAAAATCATCAGTGCAAGCTCTACGGAGGTGTATTGCTTATCTTAGACCCTCATGCTTCAAGTCTGGATACGGAAGAAAAAGCACTAAAGCTGATGTTGATAGGAGGTTTCAGGAACTTGGGAGCTGGAATTGTTCACCGCAACCATCTCAACCTCAAACTTCAGCTTCAGCCTATGTAACAGGTGACTGGAACGACACCGAGAGCTCAATTTATGAGGCAATCCTTCACTGCAAAAGGTGCACAGTTGCATAAAAGGTCGGCAAGTCACAATTTGACTTTCTTTGATCGctcaaccaaaaaaacaaatattctTTGATCCACTTTTCTTTCTTACTCGAACAGTTGCTTTTCATGCTTGTAAAGACTAGAGGATGGAAGTTGGATTATATGATGGAAACTGGAAAAAGATtgcagaaaaatttcagaaatgcaAAGAGGCCTAGCAGCGAAGGCTTCTCTTTGTCCCAGCCTCGGTGTCTTCTTCCTGCTTTGGTTTTTGGCGAGAATTCTTCTTTAATTAGAGGAGAAGCTTCCTACAGAGAGTGTGAAGAACTACTAATAAAATGTCAGCAGCTGAAAGTTACAtgtattgtttctttttttttgcatgatgAAGTTATGTAGCTTGTCTTCCCATTTTTCCAAATGAGCTATTCTACCAAAAGACTATCCTTACCTTTGTTTACGAAGTTCATACGACTATGTGTTTGCAATAGATGGTTAGCTAATGCGCCGTCTCGAACTTGATGTGCAACCTTTCGTTATAAAAGTTTCTTAAATGGTTAGAAAACTCTATGGTTTACAATTGGGTTCTAGGTTATGTTCTATCCGAATTTGCAGGTGGTCTTGTAGTCCCACGTATGGTTGATTTTGAACCCTTCTTTTCAAGTCTGCAGTAGTAAACCTTCTTGCCTATTGCTGCTATAGAACAAGCCATGAATCCCATGATTGTCTTGTGAATAATATAGGACAATCTCATTAAGCTTGCCAATGTATGAGCTAGGAAGTTTTTCAATGTTGAAACTgatgtgcagagagagagagagagagagagaatcacaaGGAAACAGAAAGATGAGGGGATTAACAGTGGTTTTCTCAAAACCTACGATGTTCTCATGTGCTAAAGCagtgcactctctctctctctctctctggaacTTCTTGCATGGACTTAAGACTCTTTTGATCATCTCTCGTACCTCTCTGGAACATCTTTCTACTCTTTGCTATGCATGGCAACATGTAACAAAGCAAATTAACCGAGCATGTTCTCTCGCCTCGTGCCTACTGAGTATCAGAAAACTTTTCCATCTTAATTGAGATCATAAAGCATCAATTCCGAAAAAGAAACAGATTTCCAGACGCTCTTCCCACATTGATGTCCTCACATTCGTTGAACATTCATTCATTAGAGCGAACCGATTCTAGATCGCGTGATTCAGCAAGTCCGATGGTACATTTGGCCAAAGAATGAATAAAGGCCTTTAGTTATCACGAACCTGAAGGCCATCGTACATAGaaacaaaatgagagaaaatgatGGGTTGACAATGCGAACGAGGGGAACTATAAACTACACAGAgttttctgtcattttctttGCTGTTGGATGGGCGGCGAGTTTAATAAACTGGCAAGGAGAGGACACACATATGGACATTGAGAAATTGAAATAGCAGTTGCCAACTAAATTAAGGCACATTTACTGTATTCGATGGGCTCAGTTTGCGAACGAAATAAGACCAACTGCCGCCTTTTATGACCCGGCTCCGTACCCAATCTGTCTCCGCCAATCGATTGTCCTATCGTATCGGGACCTCTAAAAGGCAATCTGCAGTTCGCAGTTTGAAACTTGGAAAGGGTTCAACCATGGTTCAGCTCAGTGAATATTGCAGTGAGAGAAAGAAAGTTCAGCATATTGGAATCCGCGAAAGATTACAGTCAAAATTCACGTCATTATCAACTCATGAGGAACAATCTGGTTCGAATATGATTTGGTTTTGGAAGATGCGAGCTATGTCACAAATATAACCTCGAGATTCAAGTGGTTTCTTATGTAAAATCCTATACCAATTCGTCAAAATAACTGTTCATATAGAAACTCATCGTCGACAGCATTTATCCAATCCGGCTCTATAATATTGTGCCAGTGCTCAAGAAAGATGGCCTGCTAACGGTTGGACTGCCGAGACCTAAATCGGGTCGGTCCCGAGAGTGGCATAACTCATTCGCTCACCTTCCCTTAGAGCAAGTCAAAACTTGGACCAGCCAGGAATTGCGAAACAAGGTAGGAGACCCCATCAAATCAAAGGATTCAACAGGAACAAGTACAACCAAAGAATGCATAACCccacaaaagaggaaaatccggAAAGACAAGATTAGCTAATAGAGAGCGTAGCATTACGGGGGTTCCCTCCCTATATGTTCATGTTTCAATCATTAGGGTCCCTACAGTATGAGGCTGTTGGATTGTTAGCCCTATAAACAAATTTTGAGGTCGTATGAATCGAATTTTCAGACATTCTCCGATTGACATCAGACccggaaatttttttgtcacttAATGTGTACTTTTGGTATTTAAAGGCAACAAATAGCTGATAGCAAACTTACGTGCAATTATGCAGGTGGGCCTGCTGAGACAAGCGGAATAATGTAGCTGACATATCTTACATCAAAGGCCAGCCATCCAGAATCCCACGCAATTCTTTCTTCAAGTGGCGTATATAGATGTTCACACCGCTAAAATCTGAACCGTGTGGACGCTGGGTAGGCAATAATTGTCTTCTTTGGAGTTATGATCCAGGGCGCTGTCGAGATGCGCTGAGATGTGTTCTTTGCAGtcctgttttttccttttttcagtcGAAAAACCAAGGCTTTCATTACTAGAAATAAGTTTGCGGATACACTGGATTTGCTTCAGAACAGAGAAGCTCCGAAAGGGCCGTAGGGGGGTTAAACACCCAATTTCGAGACGATCGGTTTTTACACTGTGCCTTTACAATCCAATCAGCAACTCTATTGGATTCTCTGTTTATATGGACCAGCTTTATATCCTTGAAAGCCTCGAGAAGGGAATGGGCTTGTGTGATAAGGCCCTGTACTTCGAATGATCTGTGCTCCGCAAGCCAATGCACTTATCAGATGATTCTAGTTCAAGTGGGACTTCAATTCGCGTGGAGAAGTACTTTAGGATTTCCACCATGGCTT
This sequence is a window from Rhodamnia argentea isolate NSW1041297 chromosome 3, ASM2092103v1, whole genome shotgun sequence. Protein-coding genes within it:
- the LOC115753498 gene encoding probable membrane-associated kinase regulator 6, encoding MESTKPLAIDSFSYSWLPRVRTSFDGLDEPLRPSFVESESYPEKSQNFNFNVSISQLSPTLLHADELFADGIIKPFFAGKADNQNFQASSSLKTCPTRSLYSFARKTIFPAIRVHWIAPARLRKSSVQALRRCIAYLRPSCFKSGYGRKSTKADVDRRFQELGSWNCSPQPSQPQTSASAYVTGDWNDTESSIYEAILHCKRCTVA